Genomic window (Deinococcus humi):
GTATCGGTCAGGGGCCTAGCCTTAGAGCCTGAGGACAGAATGGGCGGGCGTATGGTCCGGGAATGATCGAGCAACTGGTGCCGGATGGTCTGTGGGCTCTTGCACAACAGGTGATTCCTGCACCACCGGCACGGCCGCGGGGTGGCCGACAGCGACACTCCGCTCGTCGGACCCTGGCCGGCATCGTGTATCTGCTGCGGTGGGGCCTGCCCTGGCGACAGTTACCCCTGGCTCTTGGATTTGGGAGTGGGCGCACCTGCGAACGACGCTTTGACGAATGGCAACGTCAGGGCGTGTGGATGCGCCTCTGGCGCATCCTGTTGGATCACGCGCAACGGCACGCGTCTGTGGACTGGTCTCGGTCAGCGCTGGACTCCATCAGTGTTCCGGCCCCACGGGGCGGAACGCACACCGGACCCAACCCCACAGACCGAGGAAAGGCCGGGAGCAAACTCCACCTGCTGATTGATGGACAAGGCCTTCCACTCGCTCTCACCGTGTCTGGAGCGAATGTGCATGATTCTCGGCACCTGGAAGGCACTGTCGATGCGGTGCCTGGCGTGCGGAACGGACGACCGGGTCATCCCCGGCAACGTCCAGCCAAGCTGCATGCCGATAAGGGCTACGATTTCGAGCGCTGTCGTCAGGCCCTGGTGCACCGCAGGATCTCTCCCCGCATCGCCCGGCGCGGGGTGGAATCCAGTGCCACCCTGGGGCGGTATCGCTGGCGAGTGGAACGGACCTTGAGCTGGCTCGTGTCGTACCGCAAGCTGGCCGTTCGCCGGGAACGAAGCGCGGCTTCGTTCCTTGCCCTGGCTCAGTTGGCGTGTGCCTTGATCGTGTGGCGCCGGACGAGCGGGGCGCTCAGCGCCCCGCAGGCTGGGTGACCGTTTGTAATTGCTCATAGAGCTTGCCCAGCAGCTTCACCTGACGTTCTGCGGCCTTGATCCGTTCGTCTTCCTGCTCCAGCTCTTCCATCCGGATCGCCTGCCCAGCCAAGGTCTTCGCGATGCCTAACAACGCTTTCTCAAACTCCATGGCGGCCAACATCGCTTCACCGCTCTCCATCGCCAGATCGCCAGCCATACCTTCGAGCATGTCCATCATGTCCATGCCCTGCAGGGGCAGTGCAGCAACGGACAACTCGGGGCTGACTTTCTTTCGTGGCATCCCTCAGTCTGCCACGCTTCGCATTCACGCCTCGTTCTGTCCTCAGGCTCTTAGGCACGGCTTCATATGGCACTCCGCATGACCTGGACCGGACGTGATGAAGCTGCCTGACGTCCGTTTGGGGTATACCCCAACCTGACGTCAGGCTGGATGCATATCAGTATGATAAACACGGCAAAAAACAGGTGTGGTTTTGACAACCTGTGAGGGTCTAAGAGTCTAATCTGACACTCGTCTCAGTCCCTCAGGCGTGACAACAATCCGATTTAGTGTTAATGCCTACACATAGCCGGAGCTAAGCACCAAATAGAACATTGAATATTAGTAGTTTAATCCTACTTTAATAGGAATATGTGATAATTATCGTATATGTCCCGCATTGGTTTACTATAAATTTTGACATGATCAAGAGGCATAACGGTGGACGAGGCAGGAAGTCCAGCAGCAAGCATCAGAACTTTAGCATCAGTCTTGCTCCACATTTGAAGGAAGCCCTTGATGCTGCTGTAACCGAGGAAGTCAGTCGGTCCGAGGTTATTGCTGGGTTAATTGAGGCCCATCTCCTGAAAGCAGCACCACCAGGCGTGGCCAGCAGTAGCCAGAGTAGCACCAGAGAAGAAATCAACTGAACCACTCGAAACCAGCCTGCGAAGTCACAAAACACAGTCTCACCGCTGATAAAATTACTCTTATCAGCGGGTAAATGACTTGTGGTCATGACTGAAGGGGTGGCTCTATTGGCTTTTCTTTCATCGTAAAGTTTTGCAAAATCCCCAATTCCCTTCTGAGTTCATCAATCAAACTAATCAATGCTTCGGAAGCTATTAATAGCTCCTCTGTATCTTTTATGGTCTTGCCTATTTCATCGAGACTCAAAATGTGAACATCTTCCATCCCTTATTGTGGGAACGAATACCACGAATAGTTCTCAAGTAAACAGGGATAACTTCATTAAGCCTAAGTTTAGAGCGTAATTTTTACGTGATTGATATTTGAAATGGCGTCGGCTTGCGGAATATTTGACAAACTACTGGCAATAGTTTGATGTATCTTTTGGTATGACCAAGAAGCATGTCGGGGGCAGGGGCAGAAAGGCGATCAACAAACACCAAACATTTGGGGTCAGCCTTCCACCACACCTCAAGGCAGCCCTCGATGCTGCTGTGACGCAGGAAGTCAGCCGATCTGAGGTTATCGCTGGGTTGATTGAGGCTCATCTCCTGAAGGCAGCATCTGCAAAGAGATCATCACCAACAGCTGAGGCCACAGCAGCACAGCACAAGGCATCTAAACCATCCAAGACTCCGACCAACCTCCCTGCTGCCGTGACTGTGATCTCGCAGCAGATGAAGCGAGGACTGGGCTGGAAGCCAGAGAAATACGAAGTGGCCGAGAAGGCGCTGGCTGAGGGTTACACCATCACCAGAAAGGCAGATAGCGCCAACTACACCACCGAGAAAGGGAGTGTCGTCTCATGGCGCACCATCCAAGCGCTTCTAAAGCAGGGTGTCGTGGTCACGCTCGATTAAGAAGCATCCGCTGTCCACAGATGACGAGTGTTCTTATCAGAGGTAACCAACCAATCGTTACGCTTGAAGAGTAGCTAGACGCTGTCTTCGCTCCGCTTCCGAGATATGTAAATCTTCTAACTCACCCAGCAACTTATCAATGAGGGTGATGAAGGCATCAGAAATAGCCAGCAGATTCTCTGTCTCTTCAATGGCCCTGTCGAGCTCCATAAGTGATGAACGGTAGAGCTCTCTCATCGCACCATTGTGCTGTCTTTGGCTGCGAGTAGTTGATAAGCAGATTGAGTAAGCTTCATTAAGATGAAGTTTCAACTCAAATTATGTAAATAACTTATAGTAGTGAGACATAATAATAGTTACCTCAGGATGGTAATCATCCTGAGGTAACAACAACCAATTTGCTTTACTGTTGTTTGGCCCTTAAAGCGCAGAGGTTAGATTCAAGTCGTCTATTAATCTGTCCATCCCGCTATATACATATTGAGGAGCGTAATCGTAGTTCTGGCAATTAAATTCGCTTATTATTTCTTCGAGTCTCTGATTGCTCGGGTGGAGATGCAATGGCTCTGGGTCAGGGAGTCTGAAGGAAGCAAGGTCAGGAAGAATAGGTTGAAGTGGTTGGAGAGAGAATCGTCTCTGTGCAGCTAATGCAAGCTCAGCAAATGTCTGCTCTGCCGGGAGATTGACAATGTCTTTGTAGATAGATTTATCAAAAGCCATACCAACTCCTTCTGCTCTTCCTTGGGTTTATGGACACCACTTCCTACCCTTATGGTAGGCACCCCCGCTTTAATATTTGTAGCCTTGGTACTGTTAACGTAATTCCTCGTCTAATTTGCTTCTCAGCAGAATAAGAAGGTGTGTCTCAAACTCAACGAGAGGTATCGCGTACGGCCTGACCTGAGCTCTGACAGCTTCCGAACAAAAAAGGCCGAGGCGCATACGCACACCCGGCTCACCGTGGAAAATGGCCCTCAGTGCAAGCGCCTTGGGAAGAGCGTACAAGGTGCATCACACCATTCCTCAGACCGTAGCTGTCCGTCTTCCCACCTCTACCATCACCGCTGATGCCGTCCCAGCGGGTATCGAAGGCCAGTGATCCCTCACGCGAAGGGGCTCTTTATCCTGCTGTTGAAGCAGCAACCCGTCAAGGTCATAGCTACCGTTTTCGATGTGTCCCGTGGAGTGAATTCTGGCACTCCCACTCGCGAGTCTGAATTCTCGATCACCGCTCGTAACCGTAGGACCGTTCGTGTTGACGCCGGTGTTCGCGGTCTTCGTCGTAACTGCGCTCGTGCTGGTTGAACCGGGCCAGCTCCTGCACATCACCTTGATCGTGGTACAGCCCCAGTTCCTGTTGCTGCTCCCACTGGTGTTCGTCGCTCTCGCGGCCGTACGTTCGTAGGTCCGCCAGTTCATCCTTCTGAATGGTTCGACTGGTGGCTGCCAGGACGTAGATATGCCCGGGCCGTAGGCAGTGAGGATCTGACCTCACCGGACGCCTGATTCAGCCCCTCAGAGGTTGACACTAAAGTTCCTTATCGTCGAAGCGGGCCCCCATGCTCCGCTCTCTCTGACCTGCCCACATTCCTTCAATGCTTCTCTCCAAATCCTGCAGCAAACCATCCAGAGTCCTGAATCCCTTCCCGTGATACTCCAGGCGTGATTCAATCACCACAAGAAGACGTCACGGCCTATACAAAACTGAGTGACATTCTCGCTCGATTTCCAGAAGACAAACGGTACAAGGTTTACTCGCGCCTGAAACGGCAGATCAAGCGCGGTCAACTGCGGAGCGTCTTTACCTTGGGTTGGGTACTGATTCCCCACAGAAAGAAGCTAGTCCGCGTCCCCGAGCTGCTGATTTACATGGCCCTTGAGGCCTGGATTCAGCACACGCTGACGGAGTTCTCTAGCGCGGGAAAGAGGCAGCCTAAAGCGACCACGGCCACAGCCGAACATCACTAGTTTTCAGCCTCCGAGATGGTATGACCCCGGTATAGGGGCTGGAGCCTCTTCTGACGCTCCATTATCCCCGCGAAATCGAAAAATAGCCTGGAAAGTGCGAGGCAGATCCACTCCGCTTTCCCCTCCCCATCAGGCAAAATGCTGCTATGACACTGCTGAGCCTTCCTCAATGGCAAGTGGTGTTGCGCTGGGACGATGGGGCGCGGTCTACGGTACGGTATGCCGGTTGGTTGTGGATCGGCGCCATGAGTCACGGGGTTCATCAGTTGGCGCTGGCCTGCTATGCCCAGCGTCGGGCCACAGAGCCGGAGCTCCCCAAGCACATGTCGTATCTGATTCTGAGTTTTACACTGATTGAAAGGCCTGTCGAAGACATGGCATTGACCCCCGACGTGTGCTAAGCAGACAGCGAGCTCTAACCCTTTCCCTCACCGCTCCCAGCCCCGGTCATAGTGGCGCTCTCGTTCCCTTTCCTGCTGCCGCCGCGCCCCACTGCCGTAGTCTTCCGCGTCGAGTTCTAGCGTGCGCCCCCCGCTGCGCTCCTGCTGCTGATCCTCGCCCTGGTGCTGGTGCCGGTTCTGGTGC
Coding sequences:
- a CDS encoding IS5 family transposase — protein: MIEQLVPDGLWALAQQVIPAPPARPRGGRQRHSARRTLAGIVYLLRWGLPWRQLPLALGFGSGRTCERRFDEWQRQGVWMRLWRILLDHAQRHASVDWSRSALDSISVPAPRGGTHTGPNPTDRGKAGSKLHLLIDGQGLPLALTVSGANVHDSRHLEGTVDAVPGVRNGRPGHPRQRPAKLHADKGYDFERCRQALVHRRISPRIARRGVESSATLGRYRWRVERTLSWLVSYRKLAVRRERSAASFLALAQLACALIVWRRTSGALSAPQAG
- a CDS encoding ribbon-helix-helix domain-containing protein; its protein translation is MTKKHVGGRGRKAINKHQTFGVSLPPHLKAALDAAVTQEVSRSEVIAGLIEAHLLKAASAKRSSPTAEATAAQHKASKPSKTPTNLPAAVTVISQQMKRGLGWKPEKYEVAEKALAEGYTITRKADSANYTTEKGSVVSWRTIQALLKQGVVVTLD